The Pyrenophora tritici-repentis strain M4 chromosome 2, whole genome shotgun sequence genome window below encodes:
- a CDS encoding PigN multi-domain protein: MAQFGRYRFLLIAVVFHLVYIFSIFDIYFKSPVVHGMREHRVQTQEAPAKRLVLFVGDGLRADKAFQSFPNPDPNPPTPLADNSSIPRPLAPFLRSRVLEHGTFGVSHTRVPTESRPGHVALIAGLYEDVSAVTTGWKLNPVNFDSVFNRSRHTWSWGSPDILPMFETGAVPGRVDAYCYGAEEEDYSKNAWMLDEWVFERVAKLFADAKTNATLDAELRQEKNVFFLHLLGLDTTGHAHRPYSWQYLHNIQIVDRGVQEITRLIEDFYGDDKTSFVFTADHGMSDWGSHGDGHPDNTRTPLIAWGAGVAAPSKNKSGIARGHTEFSSDWNLDEIERHDVAQADVAALMAYLVGLDFPTNSVGVLPLSYLDTDPKSKAEALLANAKEILEMYHVKEEAKMTTQLRYTPFSGLGDEAHSVEHRVAEIQAAINKGDAEEAIRQTHELIDLGLRGLRYLQTYDWLFLRTLVTAGYVGWIVFAITTVIDSHVLTEHVPAQRTPASMVVFSSVLVALYGILLKQRSPIFYYAYAFFPVLFWEEVYAQRLSLIKGGKRLFGQLSSGADVAMLVFATLGFFGLLEALVQSYFIREIYTVCYLMATFWPAVYGLDFVKKNVGTVATWTLSCIAMSAFTLLPANKAEDVRLILLGGILMFGVGAIYLLFEKSILGDSKSEAELAEHELNDKSRIILSIQLGLVLLSMIVTKSSISYIQAREGIPLGVLTVGRATLLTSLFVPQLHGLYPNSHYVHRLVVIFLQFAPTFIILSISYEGLFYFAFCMCLFSWMRLEHQVYVHTKSSDASSSTAKDIATNPAKPTMDAASDRLGSLQQGEYRSLTLGDARIALFFIFFIQSAFFSASNIASVSSFSLDAVYRLIPIFDPFSQGALLMLKLMAPFAALSANFGLLNRRLGVAPSALFMVVMAVSDVMTLSFFYMVKDEGSWLDIGTTISHFVIASLLGVFVSGLEIYSEWTIRGVEFGGKKKVGAGKVGERKVE; the protein is encoded by the exons ATGGCGCAATTCGGTCGCTATAGGTTTTTACTGATCGCGGTGGTGTTCCACCTGGTGTACATATTTTCG ATTTTCGACATTTATTTCAAAAGTCCTGTCGTCCATGGCATGCGCGAGCACCGAGTGCAGACACAAGAAGCTCCTGCAAAACGACTGGTCTTGTTCGTCG GCGATGGGCTGCGCGCAGACAAAGCGTTCCAATCGTTTCCAAACCCTGATCCAAACCCCCCGACCCCTTTGGCGGACAACTCGAGTATACCGCGTCCACTCGCTCCATTCCTCCGATCTCGCGTCCTAGAACATGGCACTTTTGGCGTCTCTCACACTCGTGTCCCTACCGAATCACGCCCTGGACATGTTGCGCTCATCGCAGGTTTATACGAGGATGTCTCTGCCGTCACAACCGGTTGGAAGCTGAACCCGGTCAACTTTGACAGTGTCTTCAATCGAAGCAGGCATACATGGAGTTGGGGCAGCCCGGACATTCTTCCCATGTTCGAGACTGGTGCGGTGCCTGGAAGAGTCGATGCATACTGCTATGGTGCCGAAGAGGAAGACTATTCCAAAAATGCCTGGATGCTGGACGAATGGGTCTTTGAGCGTGTTGCGAAGCTGTTCGCGGATGCAAAGACGAATGCGACTTTGGACGCAGAGCTGCGGCAGGAGAAGAATGTCTTCTTCTTGCATTTGCTGGGATTGGATACTACTGGCCATGCGCATCGTCCCTATTCCTGGCAGTATCTGCACAATATCCAAATTGTCGATCGCGGCGTGCAAGAGATCACTCGTCTCATTGAAGACTTCTACGGCGACGACAAAACGTCGTTTGTGTTTACGGCAGACCACGGTATGAGCGATTGGGGCAGCCATGGAGACGGTCATCCAGATAACACGCGCACACCCTTGATTGCATGGGGTGCTGGTGTCGCCGCACCGTCCAAGAACAAATCTGGTATCGCACGAGGTCATACCGAATTCTCGTCTGACTGGAACTTGGACGAGATCGAACGACACGACGTTGCTCAGGCTGACGTAGCAGCTCTTATGGCCTATCTTGTAGGCTTAGACTTTCCTACCAATTCAGTCGGAGTCCTGCCCCTCTCCTACCTGGACACCGACCCCAAATCCAAGGCCGAAGCTCTTCTCGCCAATGCCAAGGAGATACTGGAAATGTATCATGTCAAGGAGGAGGCGAAAATGACCACCCAGTTACGGTACACGCCCTTCTCCGGTCTTGGTGACGAGGCACACTCGGTCGAACATCGCGTGGCGGAGATACAGGCAGCAATCAACAAGGGGGACGCAGAGGAAGCTATTCGCCAGACTCATGAGCTCATAGACCTCGGACTCCGCGGACTCCGATACTTGCAGACATACGACTGGCTATTCCTAAGGACATTGGTCACCGCGGGCTACGTGGGCTGGATTGTGTTCGCCATTACAACAGTCATCGACTCCCATGTACTTACTGAACATGTTCCGGCACAGAGGACGCCAGCGAGCATGGTAGTTTTCTCATCAGTGCTTGTAGCACTCTACGGGATTCTCTTGAAACAGCGTTCCCCGATTTTCTACTATGCCTATGCTTTCTTTCCGGTCCTTTTctgggaagaggtctatGCTCAGAGGTTGTCACTGATCAAGGGTGGGAAGAGACTGTTTGGTCAGCTCAGCTCTGGCGCTGACGTAGCAATGCTTGTCTTCGCGACGCTTGGCTTCTTCGGTCTTCTTGAGGCTCTG GTTCAAAGCTACTTTATCAGAGAGATTTATACAGTATGCTATCTTATGGCGACATTCTGGCCAGCGGTCTATGGCCTAGATTTTGTCAAGAAGAACGTAGGAACCGTTGCCACCTGGACTTTGTCATGTATTGCCATGAGCGCTTTTACGTTGCTACCAGCCAACAAAGCTGAGGATGTGCGCCTGAT TCTCCTTGGAGGAATACTGATGTTTGGAGTCGGTGCCATCTACCTACTCTTCGAGAAGAGCATCCTCGGAGATTCCAAATCTGAAGCTGAGCTTGCCGAACACGAGCTCAACGACAAGTCGCGCATCATCCTCAGCATCCAACTCGGCCTTGTACTCCTATCTATGATCGTGACTAAGAGTAGCATCAGTTACATCCAAGCACGCGAGGGCATACCACTAGGCGTGCTCACGGTTGGACGAGCCACGTTGCTAACCTCTCTGTTCGTCCCACAACTACACGGCTTGTACCCCAACAGTCATTACGTCCATCGACTAGTGGTCATATTTTTGCAATTTGCACCGACCTTTATCATTCTCTCCATATCATACGAAGGTCTATTCTACTTCGCCTTCTGTATGTGCCTCTTCAGCTGGATGCGCCTCGAGCATCAAGTCTACGTACACACCAAGAGCAGCGATGCGTCGTCATCAACAGCGAAAGATATCGCAACGAACCCCGCCAAACCTACCATGGACGCTGCATCTGATCGACTTGGCTCGCTTCAGCAAGGAGAATATAGATCACTAACACTAGGCGACGCACGCATCgccctcttcttcatcttcttcatccaATCCGCCTTCTTCTCGGCCTCAAACATCGCCTCTGTATCTTCCTTCTCCCTCGACGCCGTCTACCGCCTGATCCCCATCTTTGACCCTTTCTCCCAAGGCGCGCTCCTCATGCTTAAACTCATGGCGCCTTTTGCCGCCCTCTCGGCCAACTTTGGTCT
- a CDS encoding MRS6, RAB protein geranylgeranyltransferase component A (RAB escort protein): protein MDEIAPEYDVVVLGTGLTECVLSGVLSVKGKKVLHIDRNDHYGGEAASLNIEALFKRYGQTEGEPWKKYGRVNDWNIDLVPKLLMSNGELTNILVSTDVTKYLEFKQIAGSFVQQGDGAKATVAKVPSDTTEALKSPLMGLFEKRRAKNFLEWVGGYNLDDPATHKGLDVKTCTMKDVYDKFGLEATTRDFVGHSMALYPTDDYITQQGQANEAIQRIRLYVNSMARYGKSPYIYPLYGLGELPQGFARLSAIYGGTYMLNTDVDEFLYDGNKVVGIKATMKEKDDAGEGMKFETKAGKILADPSYFPGKVRVTGHLLKAICILNHPIPNTGDADSLQLIIPQSQVGRKHDIYVAVVSSAHNVCPKGYYIAIVSTIAEGDSNHHLELQPGLDRLGKIEEKFMGPAIPLYEPLESGANDNIFLSKSYDATSHFETTTDDIKDIYQRVEGHELVVEGLREGANFNVEE from the exons ATGGACGAAATCGCACCAGAGTACGACGTCGTGGTCCTGGGAACAG GTCTCACCGAATGCGTGCTTTCAGG TGTCCTTAGTGTCAAGGGCAAGAAAGTGCTTCACATCGACCGCAACGACCACTATGGCGG TGAGGCAGCATCACTCAACATCGAGGCA CTATTCAAGCGATATGGCCAGACCGAGGGTGAGCCGTGGAAGAAGTACGGCCGCGTAAATGACTGGAACATCGACCTGGTGCCCAAGCTCCTCATGTCCAACGGTGAACTCACCAACATCCTCGTGTCCACCGACGTCACCAAGTACCTCGAGTTCAAGCAGATTGCAGGCAGCTTTGTACAACAGGGCGATGGCGCCAAGGCGACCGTGGCAAAGGTTCCCTCAGATACCACCGAGGCGCTAAAGTCTCCCCTCATGGGTCTCTTTGAGAAGCGCCGCGCAAAGAACTTCCTAGAGTGGGTTGGTGGATACAATCTGGATGACCCAGCGACACACAAGG GCCTTGACGTAAAGACATGCACCATGAAAGATGTCTACGACAAGTTCGGCCTCGAGGCCACCACCCGCGACTTCGTTGGTCACTCCATGGCTCTATACCCTACCGACGACTACATCACGCAACAGGGGCAGGCGAATGAGGCCATTCAGCGCATCCGGCTCTACGTCAACTCCATGGCGCGGTACGGAAAGTCGCCCTACATCTACCCCCTTTACGGTCTCGGAGAGCTTCCCCAGGGCTTTGCTCGTCTCTCTGCCATCTACGGCGGTACCTACATGCTGAACACCGATGTTGACGAATTCCTATACGATGGTAACAAGGTTGTCGGCATCAAGGCAACCATGAAGGAGAAGGACGATGCTGGTGAGGGCATGAAGTTCGAGACCAAGGCGGGCAAGATTCTCGCAGACCCCTCGTACTTCCCTGGCAAGGTCCGAGTTACCGGACATTTGCTCAAGGCCATTTGCATTCTTAACCACCCAATCCCTAACACCGGCGATGCGGATTCTCTGCAGCTGATCATCCCCCAGTCTCAGGTTGGCCGCAAGCACG ACATCTACGTCGCTGTCGTTTCGTCGGCGCACAACGTATGCCCCAAGGGCTACTACATCGCCATTGTCTCCACCATTGCCGAAGGTGACAGCAACCACCACCTTGAGCTCCAGCCAGGTCTCGACCGTCTCGGAAAGATCGAGGAGAAGTTCATGGGCCCAGCAATTCCACTTTACGAGCCACTCGAGAGCGGTGCCAACGACAACATCTTCTTGTCGAAGAGCTATGATGCCACCAGCCACTTTGAGACGACTACGG ACGATATCAAGGATATCTACCAACGCGTAGAAGGCCATGAGTTGGTTGTTGAGGGTCTGAGAGAGGGCGCCAACTTCAATGTTGAAGAGTAG
- a CDS encoding mitochondrial 54S ribosomal protein uL29m yields MATTSSSRLLRPNVAVTTHSDALFAFLVPSVQLARNAPRACFSTSPARWKRDNNKDRGNSAVRATGLRARQTLSVKKKDFEKQKLPKPVKVEEKVTGTPDHGLWDFFKDKQLLQTPITEQEHGRAWTVGELRAHDWDSLHQLWWICVKERNRLATEKIERKRINAGYGDVENANRDQTVQETMKAILDTLAERHKAYQEAFALAQNDPEIDLQKTDGPQYTQVPYDPLEEDEAAQDAQQEAIVESGPNDITSAEARPKDKTNYA; encoded by the exons ATGGCTACCACATCCTCCTCACGACTCTTACGGCCCAATGTAGCGGTGACAACACACTCGGATGCTCTTTTTGCTTTCCTTGTCCCATCAGTCCAATTGGCGCGCAATGCCCCGCGAGCATGCTTCTCCACTTCGCCCGCACGATGGAAGAGAGACAACAACAAGGACAGGGGAAACTCGGCTGTCAGGGCCACTGGCCTACGCGCTAGACAAACGCTGTCAGTTAAGAAGAAGGACTTTGAGAAGCAGAAACTACCGAAGCCCGTCAAGGTCGAGGAGAAGGTGACGGGCACCCCAGACCACGGACTTTGGGATTTCTTCAAGGACAAGCAGCTTCTGCAGACACCAATAACCGAACAGGAACACG GGAGAGCGTGGACCGTGGGCGAGCTGCGCGCTCATGACTGGGACTCACTACACCAGCTGTGGTGGATATGTGTAAAGGAGCGGAACCGGCTTGCGACGGAGAAGATTGAGCGCAAACGTATCAATGCTGGCTACGGAGATGTGGAGAATGCGAATCGCGACCAGACGGTGCAGGAGACGATGAAGGCAATCCTCGACACCTTGGCCGAGCGACACAAGGCGTACCAAGAAGCTTTTGCACTGGCGCAGAATGACCCTGAAATTGATCTTCAGAAGACTGATGGGCCACAGTACACGCAGGTGCCATAT GACCCGCTAGAGGAAGACGAGGCAGCACAGGACGCTCAGCAAGAGGCTATAGTCGAATCTGGCCCGAACGATATCACATCAGCAGAAGCACGGCCAAAGGACAAGACCAACTATGCATAA